The Salvia miltiorrhiza cultivar Shanhuang (shh) chromosome 1, IMPLAD_Smil_shh, whole genome shotgun sequence genome has a window encoding:
- the LOC131008095 gene encoding uncharacterized protein LOC131008095, which produces MADAAPKTQIKSPSDHENPSKFFLYKAALVTVFLVLVPLFPSLAPDFFNQTLHARSWELLQLIFVGIAVSYGLFSKKNDEPHKDYKIDNAQSYVSKLLQVSSVFDDESENHTVIEESKFQALNSQYYRGEPPLVVVAKENSAVDKENGVVSQISQKPLLLPVRSLKQRVPSPNSRKSRIGDFGRLNVDKVAAEKEEAAEEKVVLRSPIPWRSRSGRMEIKETGDELASPSTEEQELNRSESRSFRSFRATNPNASSPKKLSYESQSKSGEDVVRKKSFAPPPPAPPPPPSPPFLRKSVLMKSNSSIPVGSTKKELARSARSVPSEEAQVDELMRLGADSVKSVRSFKLNEFVEKPSMDYEIKYPDKRKQKKEEVVMETRDEEEEEEESDGDDQFDEHNFAGSSSSNVEAPADDNGRDVDKKADEFIAKFREQIRLQRIESIRKSTAQRAGKNSR; this is translated from the coding sequence ATGGCAGATGCAGCTCCCAAAACCCAAATCAAATCACCCTCTGATCATGAAAATCCAAGTAAGTTTTTTCTGTACAAGGCTGCCCTTGTTACAGTTTTCCTAGTCTTGGTCCCACTTTTCCCCTCTTTGGCTCCTGATTTCTTCAACCAAACCTTGCACGCGAGAAGCTGGGAGCTTCTGCAGCTCATTTTTGTGGGCATAGCCGTTTCTTATGGGCTGTTTAGCAAGAAAAATGATGAGCCACACAAAGATTATAAGATCGATAATGCGCAGTCGTATGTGTCGAAGCTGCTGCAGGTTTCGTCTGTTTTTGATGATGAATCCGAAAACCACACCGTGATTGAGGAGAGCAAGTTTCAAGCTTTGAATTCTCAGTATTATAGGGGCGAGCCGCCGTTAGTTGTGGTGGCTAAGGAAAACTCCGCCGTTGACAAGGAAAACGGCGTCGTCTCTCAGATCAGCCAGAAGCCTCTCCTTTTGCCTGTCAGGAGCCTCAAGCAACGCGTTCCTAGCCCTAATTCGAGAAAATCCAGAATTGGGGATTTTGGAAGATTGAATGTTGACAAGGTGGCGGCCGAGAaggaggaggcggcggaggagaAGGTCGTGCTCCGATCGCCTATTCCGTGGCGATCGAGGTCGGGGAGGATGGAGATAAAAGAGACCGGCGATGAACTAGCTTCGCCTTCAACGGAGGAGCAAGAATTGAATAGGAGCGAGTCTCGATCATTTAGGTCATTCAGGGCTACTAACCCTAATGCGTCATCGCCAAAAAAATTATCTTACGAATCTCAATCCAAGAGTGGTGAGGATGTGGTGAGGAAGAAGAGCTTCGCCCCACCACCGCCggctcctccgccgccgccttcaccTCCATTCCTCAGGAAATCGGTGCTGATGAAGTCGAATTCTAGCATCCCTGTAGGCTCGACCAAGAAGGAGTTGGCGCGGAGCGCGAGGAGCGTGCCTAGTGAAGAAGCCCAAGTGGATGAGCTCATGAGGCTTGGAGCTGATTCGGTCAAATCTGTTCGATCATTTAAGCTGAATGAATTTGTTGAGAAACCATCAATGGATTATGAGATAAAATATCCTGATAAAAGGAAGCAGAAGAAGGAGGAAGTGGTGATGGAAACTAGAgacgaggaagaggaagaggaagagagcGATGGTGATGATCAGTTTGATGAACATAACTTTGCAGGAAGCTCATCAAGCAACGTGGAAGCTCCGGCTGATGATAATGGGCGCGACGTCGACAAGAAAGCCGACGAATTCATAGCCAAATTCCGGGAGCAGATACGGCTGCAGCGGATCGAATCCATCAGAAAATCCACCGCGCAGCGTGCTGGAAAAAATTCCAGGTGa